The Peribacillus simplex genome contains a region encoding:
- a CDS encoding MOSC domain-containing protein: MLIGHIQEITRHPVKSFTGEQVQKTRVMDYGLYGDRSHAFKGKNGKFLTITQVPEMVRYQAAFAGEETLGQYPEIKVKTPTGQVLTWGEEAFQEEMERLLKQEAAPVVYHPAHIPLGAIEEENILLVSDASIGELSKLWGKELDGRRFRQNLVLNLVNKTPFLEEQWFGKRILIGNEVELEIKRHCERCMIITVDPSDSHRDPSLLKTVVKERNNHFGVYASVMQTGEIRVGDQVFLKD, from the coding sequence ATGCTGATTGGTCATATACAAGAAATCACCCGTCATCCTGTAAAATCATTCACTGGTGAACAGGTACAGAAAACGAGGGTGATGGATTATGGACTATATGGAGATCGCAGTCATGCCTTTAAAGGCAAAAATGGAAAGTTCCTTACGATAACCCAAGTCCCGGAAATGGTCCGTTATCAAGCTGCTTTTGCTGGTGAGGAAACCCTTGGCCAATATCCGGAAATCAAGGTGAAGACCCCAACAGGACAGGTGCTGACATGGGGAGAGGAAGCCTTTCAGGAGGAAATGGAGCGGTTGTTGAAACAGGAAGCAGCACCAGTTGTTTATCATCCTGCACATATTCCGTTAGGTGCGATTGAAGAAGAAAACATCCTGCTTGTCAGTGATGCCTCGATTGGCGAATTGTCAAAGCTTTGGGGTAAAGAGCTGGATGGCAGGAGATTCAGGCAAAATTTAGTGCTAAATTTAGTGAACAAAACGCCCTTTTTAGAAGAGCAATGGTTCGGAAAAAGGATTCTAATCGGAAATGAAGTGGAATTGGAGATCAAAAGGCATTGTGAGCGCTGTATGATCATAACTGTCGATCCAAGTGATTCACACAGAGATCCATCATTACTGAAAACTGTCGTCAAGGAAAGGAACAATCATTTTGGCGTATATGCCTCGGTCATGCAAACAGGTGAAATCAGAGTGGGCGACCAGGTATTTTTAAAAGATTGA
- a CDS encoding leucyl aminopeptidase: MFTVKDSLNIDLIEECLVLGVFDRPVKFTGIGKDADERLDGQLTELVKAGEISSRKKSVVKIHTLGKLGVKRLIFVGLGKEKELSFETLREALGKARKTIEESKVTTLSIALDTFTTEDLDALDAAHACSEAFELASYKFDGYKQKSNQVEKSLESITVYSEYDQEEVGAALHVGRIFGKATNSARTLVNTPGNLLTSTDLADYSSALGERYGFEVEILEKGDMLKLGMGALLAVNKGSVEPPKMIVLKYQGKDEWKDVIGLVGKGITFDTGGYSLKTKAGIVGMKTDMGGAAAVLGAMEIIGELGPDQNVVAVIPSTDNMISGDAFKPDDVITAMSGKTIEVLNTDAEGRLVLADAMTYAKHHGADYLIDVATLTGGVITALGMDMTGAMTNDTEFYEQVVKASEEAGEPIWRLPITEKDKERVRNSKIADLNNSPGGAGHAIMGGAFIGEFAEGTPWVHLDIAGTSTTSSSSELCTAGATGVMARTLALLVETFETKTR; this comes from the coding sequence ATGTTCACAGTAAAAGATTCCCTGAATATAGATTTGATTGAGGAATGCCTGGTTCTAGGGGTATTTGACAGACCCGTAAAATTTACAGGCATAGGAAAAGATGCGGATGAACGATTGGACGGCCAGCTAACAGAGTTAGTGAAGGCCGGAGAAATCTCTTCCAGGAAAAAATCGGTGGTCAAAATACATACCTTAGGTAAATTAGGCGTAAAGAGATTGATTTTCGTAGGGTTAGGCAAGGAAAAGGAGCTATCCTTTGAAACTCTCCGCGAAGCGTTGGGAAAAGCGCGTAAGACGATTGAAGAGTCCAAGGTTACGACTCTTTCGATCGCTTTGGATACATTCACGACTGAAGATCTGGATGCATTGGACGCAGCGCATGCTTGTTCAGAGGCTTTCGAACTTGCTTCCTATAAATTTGACGGATACAAGCAAAAATCGAACCAGGTCGAAAAAAGCCTCGAGTCGATTACGGTTTACAGTGAATATGATCAAGAAGAGGTCGGTGCCGCGCTTCATGTAGGGAGAATCTTCGGAAAGGCGACGAACTCAGCCAGAACATTGGTCAACACACCAGGCAATTTGTTGACTTCCACGGATTTGGCGGATTATTCATCAGCCTTGGGCGAACGTTATGGTTTTGAAGTGGAGATACTCGAGAAGGGAGACATGCTCAAGTTGGGAATGGGCGCACTCCTTGCTGTCAATAAAGGTTCGGTCGAGCCTCCGAAAATGATCGTCCTGAAGTATCAAGGTAAGGATGAATGGAAGGATGTTATCGGCCTGGTCGGTAAAGGCATCACATTCGATACGGGTGGATACTCATTGAAAACGAAGGCCGGAATCGTTGGGATGAAGACGGATATGGGCGGTGCGGCAGCAGTTTTAGGTGCAATGGAAATTATCGGCGAATTAGGACCGGATCAAAATGTCGTGGCTGTCATTCCTTCCACTGATAACATGATCAGCGGTGATGCATTCAAGCCGGATGATGTAATCACTGCCATGAGCGGCAAGACGATAGAGGTATTGAATACGGATGCGGAAGGCCGGCTGGTTTTGGCGGATGCCATGACTTATGCAAAACATCATGGTGCTGACTATCTTATTGACGTTGCCACTTTAACGGGTGGTGTAATAACGGCACTGGGCATGGATATGACGGGTGCAATGACAAATGACACGGAATTCTATGAACAAGTGGTCAAAGCTTCAGAGGAGGCCGGGGAGCCCATTTGGAGATTGCCGATTACAGAAAAGGATAAAGAACGGGTACGCAATAGCAAAATAGCGGATTTGAATAATTCACCTGGAGGGGCAGGACATGCGATCATGGGCGGGGCCTTCATCGGCGAATTTGCTGAAGGCACACCTTGGGTGCATCTGGATATTGCCGGAACTTCCACAACCTCGAGCAGCTCCGAATTGTGCACGGCAGGGGCTACCGGTGTCATGGCACGAACGCTTGCACTATTGGTTGAAACCTTTGAAACGAAAACAAGATGA
- a CDS encoding GTP cyclohydrolase II: MKITEKTKNLLIDKMNIIKTPGKADICLVGPVNLPVEQGDFSTVFQWYTWLQLDGADNDKEAVLDSLSEANLAFGQQSSVLVYGDFKNSGDALVRMHSICHTGDIFGSKRCDCGYQLHQSMKMIAEHGCGAIFYLADHEGRGIGLFSKSLAYLLQQEGYDTVEANEALGFEDDTRSYEGAIRVLSELREDPVTLITNNPKKLDALMKHGLAAKDHIPLWGGLTEDNSFYLDTKVKKSGHIPQKKPTLIV; this comes from the coding sequence ATGAAAATAACCGAAAAAACAAAAAACCTTTTAATAGATAAAATGAATATCATCAAAACCCCGGGGAAAGCTGATATATGCCTTGTGGGGCCTGTGAACCTGCCTGTTGAACAAGGAGATTTCTCAACTGTATTCCAATGGTATACATGGCTTCAGCTTGACGGCGCGGACAATGACAAGGAAGCGGTGCTTGATTCGCTTTCGGAAGCCAACCTCGCTTTTGGACAGCAATCTTCCGTATTGGTGTATGGGGATTTTAAAAACTCGGGGGATGCACTTGTACGGATGCATAGCATCTGTCACACAGGTGATATCTTCGGCAGTAAACGCTGTGATTGCGGCTACCAGCTCCACCAATCAATGAAAATGATAGCCGAGCATGGGTGCGGGGCCATCTTTTACCTTGCAGACCATGAAGGAAGAGGGATTGGCCTGTTTTCCAAATCACTTGCCTATTTGCTTCAGCAGGAGGGTTATGACACGGTCGAGGCGAATGAGGCGTTAGGATTCGAAGATGATACGCGATCTTACGAGGGAGCCATTCGAGTGTTGAGCGAACTGCGCGAGGATCCGGTGACTTTAATCACGAACAACCCGAAAAAGCTGGACGCCCTCATGAAGCATGGACTTGCGGCAAAGGACCATATTCCGCTTTGGGGCGGTTTGACGGAAGATAATAGTTTCTATCTGGATACAAAGGTTAAGAAGTCTGGACATATTCCCCAAAAGAAGCCAACTTTGATTGTATAA
- a CDS encoding divergent PAP2 family protein, with amino-acid sequence MELLLNFPLIAALIAIFFAQFIKVPIHFIAFRKVNWSLINSTGGMPSSHSAAVSALTVAVGIETGMDSPVFAVAVIFAVITMFDATGVRRQAGEQAAVLNQLVTDFNTFVEQAKNWQKKEDKQKQQQLKELLGHKPIEVFFGALTGVFIALALHFFIFQG; translated from the coding sequence TTGGAATTATTACTCAACTTCCCTTTAATCGCAGCATTGATTGCCATCTTCTTTGCTCAATTCATTAAAGTGCCCATCCACTTCATAGCATTTCGTAAAGTGAACTGGTCACTCATTAACTCCACAGGCGGTATGCCAAGCTCCCACTCTGCGGCCGTGTCAGCCCTAACCGTAGCGGTAGGGATCGAAACCGGAATGGATTCCCCTGTATTTGCGGTTGCAGTGATCTTTGCAGTCATCACGATGTTCGATGCGACAGGAGTGAGACGGCAGGCAGGAGAACAGGCAGCCGTCTTGAATCAGCTCGTTACCGACTTCAATACTTTTGTCGAGCAGGCAAAGAACTGGCAGAAAAAGGAAGATAAACAGAAACAGCAACAATTAAAGGAACTGTTGGGCCATAAGCCAATCGAGGTATTTTTCGGAGCCTTGACCGGAGTATTCATTGCACTGGCACTTCACTTTTTCATCTTTCAAGGGTAG
- the mnhG gene encoding monovalent cation/H(+) antiporter subunit G, which translates to MTAIVEILSALFLLMGVFLFLVSAFGIIRLPDVYTRNHAASKSSTLGIMFILIGTLLYFYYEHGHFDFRVVLAIIFIFMTSPVAGHLIMRSAYHTGVKMWDRSVQDDLKKTR; encoded by the coding sequence ATGACCGCAATCGTTGAAATCCTATCGGCCCTATTCCTACTAATGGGAGTCTTTCTCTTTTTAGTCTCGGCTTTCGGCATCATCCGGCTGCCCGACGTCTATACTAGAAATCACGCTGCCTCAAAGAGCTCGACACTTGGAATCATGTTCATCCTGATCGGCACCTTGTTATATTTTTACTATGAACATGGCCATTTCGATTTCCGGGTCGTGCTCGCGATCATCTTTATCTTCATGACCAGTCCTGTTGCCGGACATTTAATCATGCGCTCGGCTTATCATACTGGCGTAAAAATGTGGGATCGGAGTGTCCAGGATGATTTAAAGAAAACCCGGTGA
- a CDS encoding Na(+)/H(+) antiporter subunit B, translating to MKQNDLILQTVTKVAAFVILLFAVAIFLGGHYSPGGGFVGGLMTSAAIVLLLLAFDIKTVTGILPIDYKLMIGSGLFISSLTVAGGLVFGVPLMTHVYHYVDLPLLGHISLHTAVLFDLGVYLVVVGVTMTIIQTIGESE from the coding sequence ATGAAGCAAAATGACCTGATACTCCAAACGGTTACGAAAGTCGCCGCCTTTGTTATCCTGCTGTTCGCGGTTGCCATCTTTTTAGGCGGGCATTATTCGCCAGGAGGCGGGTTTGTCGGCGGTTTAATGACATCGGCCGCCATAGTCCTGCTGTTGCTCGCTTTCGACATTAAGACCGTTACCGGCATCTTGCCGATTGACTATAAGTTAATGATCGGTTCAGGCTTGTTCATATCAAGCCTGACCGTAGCCGGTGGGCTGGTGTTCGGGGTGCCCCTCATGACACATGTTTATCATTATGTTGATTTACCGCTTCTTGGGCACATTTCGCTTCATACCGCGGTACTTTTTGATCTGGGAGTTTATCTTGTGGTTGTTGGTGTAACGATGACCATTATTCAAACGATAGGGGAGAGTGAATAA
- a CDS encoding 5' nucleotidase, NT5C type has product MKFGFDIDDTLINLREFAFHLYNEKLNTNIEITKFRALKTLEIHEAFGLDKEAGGKMWNSLAEEVYYSSCPAFEGAVETLQELERDGHEIYYITARKAEHGERTKKWLIENGFPVKDDHFYCGMKDHEKIDTIRKLELDYYFDDKPAVLETLLDLPTKVYAMDNSYNRELDIPRLTSWLELKEILSK; this is encoded by the coding sequence ATGAAATTCGGTTTTGATATTGACGATACCCTTATTAACTTGAGGGAGTTCGCGTTCCATCTTTATAATGAAAAGCTTAATACGAACATAGAGATAACGAAATTCAGAGCTTTAAAGACGTTGGAGATCCATGAAGCTTTCGGGCTTGATAAAGAGGCGGGGGGCAAGATGTGGAACAGCCTTGCCGAAGAAGTGTATTATTCATCCTGTCCAGCCTTCGAGGGCGCAGTGGAAACGCTGCAGGAGCTTGAACGCGATGGTCATGAAATCTATTACATCACCGCCAGAAAAGCGGAGCATGGTGAACGGACGAAAAAATGGCTGATTGAAAACGGCTTTCCGGTTAAGGATGACCACTTTTACTGCGGTATGAAGGATCATGAAAAAATTGATACGATCCGCAAATTGGAATTGGATTATTATTTTGATGATAAACCGGCAGTGTTGGAAACTTTATTGGATCTTCCGACGAAAGTGTATGCAATGGATAACTCCTATAATAGGGAATTGGATATTCCAAGATTGACAAGCTGGCTTGAATTAAAAGAAATCCTCTCCAAATAA
- a CDS encoding hotdog fold thioesterase — protein sequence MERNIEKSLIGTLGIEMKEVGDGKVIATMPVDERTRQPYGLLHGGASVALAESVASFGGMQLVDSAKQAVVGLEINANHVRGVRSGFVTAEGNIIHRGKTTMVWDVKIRDEEDHLICVSRCTLAVIDLPKPK from the coding sequence ATGGAGAGAAATATTGAAAAGTCATTGATAGGCACGCTTGGGATAGAAATGAAAGAAGTCGGTGATGGGAAAGTCATTGCAACGATGCCTGTGGATGAACGGACTAGGCAGCCTTATGGTTTATTGCATGGGGGAGCGTCCGTTGCCCTTGCCGAATCTGTTGCAAGTTTTGGCGGCATGCAGCTGGTGGATAGTGCAAAACAAGCTGTCGTCGGCCTTGAAATCAATGCCAATCATGTAAGGGGCGTCCGTTCCGGTTTTGTTACCGCAGAAGGGAACATCATCCATCGCGGGAAGACGACGATGGTGTGGGACGTGAAAATCCGTGATGAAGAGGATCATCTTATCTGCGTTTCACGCTGTACATTGGCCGTTATCGACTTACCAAAGCCAAAGTGA
- a CDS encoding FAD-dependent monooxygenase: MLVKSDVCIVGSGPGGALLAYLLAKQDISVVLLERHSEVSREFRGEFLNDEGEGILKKHGLFESVERLGLLRMEQIEYWNDGQIFKRIFPEWPVDHVGIHVPQNYLLTAILTEAEKLDSFHLMMNTRVTDLIQNEMGRFTGVKARNGGNDLEVQSSLIIGADGRFSIVRKKAGIPVVIKNHGYDLLWAKIPAPEGWKPSIKMALVNGSQVALFTQSGGFIQIGWNIEHGSFPHLRKQHFEPFIEDLLFAFPELKKVVSENIRSWHDFILLDVYSSYCETWTKDGVALLGDAAHTMTPTGAFGLNCAMKDADILAELISGCIRQGDTGFLGLKMAEPKRKAEIERLQAIQVDKEISFASQFAAAYV, from the coding sequence ATGTTGGTTAAATCAGATGTATGCATAGTAGGATCAGGACCTGGAGGAGCCCTGCTGGCCTACCTATTGGCCAAGCAGGACATTTCAGTCGTATTGCTTGAGAGGCATTCTGAGGTTTCAAGGGAGTTCAGGGGCGAGTTCTTGAACGATGAAGGAGAGGGCATTCTTAAAAAACATGGTTTATTCGAGAGTGTGGAAAGACTAGGCTTGCTTAGGATGGAACAAATTGAATATTGGAATGACGGCCAAATATTCAAAAGGATTTTCCCTGAATGGCCTGTCGATCATGTTGGGATACATGTCCCTCAAAATTATCTGCTTACAGCTATATTGACTGAAGCCGAAAAGCTGGACTCTTTTCATTTGATGATGAATACGAGGGTTACGGACTTGATACAGAATGAAATGGGCCGTTTTACGGGTGTCAAGGCTCGAAATGGCGGAAATGACCTGGAAGTGCAAAGTTCATTGATAATCGGAGCGGACGGCAGATTTTCCATTGTTCGAAAAAAAGCGGGGATTCCAGTGGTGATTAAAAATCATGGTTATGATTTACTATGGGCAAAAATTCCAGCCCCCGAGGGATGGAAGCCTTCGATCAAGATGGCATTGGTCAATGGCTCACAGGTTGCCCTCTTCACTCAGTCTGGAGGTTTCATCCAAATTGGCTGGAATATAGAGCATGGTTCGTTCCCCCATTTGCGAAAACAGCATTTTGAGCCATTCATTGAAGATTTGCTTTTTGCCTTTCCTGAATTAAAAAAGGTTGTGAGTGAAAATATCCGCTCTTGGCATGACTTCATTTTATTGGATGTTTACAGCAGCTATTGTGAAACATGGACAAAGGATGGCGTTGCTTTATTAGGTGATGCAGCCCATACGATGACACCTACAGGTGCGTTTGGACTCAATTGTGCCATGAAGGATGCCGATATATTAGCCGAGCTTATTTCTGGATGCATCCGGCAGGGGGATACTGGTTTCCTTGGTCTTAAAATGGCTGAGCCAAAAAGAAAAGCTGAAATTGAAAGATTACAGGCCATCCAGGTGGACAAGGAAATTTCCTTCGCATCACAGTTTGCCGCCGCTTATGTTTGA
- a CDS encoding Na+/H+ antiporter subunit D has protein sequence MNNLTFMPVLWPLFTGIFLIFFAKKIKLQRGISLFSSLMGIAISLYLVFTVHTQGILTLGVGSWDAPFGIVIVADMLSSLLVLTTNIIGLSILLYSFHSIGEERERHYYYPVFQFLLIGVNGAFLTGDLFNLFVFFEVMLMASYVLLVLGGTKIQLRESLKYIIVNVLSSSFFVIMVAYLYSVLGTLNMADISQRIAEVHQPGIVSVIAIGFLIVFGLKGAIFPLFQWLPGSYYAPPIPVMALFGALLTKVGIYSIFRTYTIMFYHDQDFTHTFLAILAILTIIIGVIGAIAYWDVKKIIIYNIIIAVGVILFGISVMNEQALSGSILYIIHDMLIKAALFLLVGIMIKISGSDDLRDMGGLIKQYPAVAWTFFIAAISLAGIPPFSGFAGKLLILQGAAEKGAYLGMAIVLLSSLMVLYSVMKIFMNGFWGTPKADYALTNQTVNQMLVPAVILVIISVLFGVGTESIYPFITQAVDSLMNPEIYNKAVLKE, from the coding sequence ATGAATAATCTTACTTTCATGCCTGTTTTATGGCCGCTTTTCACAGGCATCTTTCTCATTTTCTTTGCAAAAAAAATCAAGCTGCAAAGAGGGATATCCCTTTTTTCCTCTCTTATGGGAATTGCGATTTCCCTTTATCTGGTATTTACGGTCCATACTCAAGGGATCTTGACTTTAGGTGTCGGCAGCTGGGACGCGCCATTCGGGATCGTGATCGTCGCAGATATGCTTTCTTCACTGCTGGTACTGACCACGAATATCATTGGATTGTCCATATTGCTTTACTCGTTTCACTCCATAGGGGAGGAACGTGAAAGACATTATTATTATCCTGTTTTTCAATTTTTGCTGATTGGTGTAAACGGTGCCTTCCTTACGGGGGATCTTTTCAATCTATTCGTTTTCTTCGAAGTCATGCTGATGGCTTCCTACGTGCTTCTTGTACTGGGAGGGACGAAAATCCAGCTGAGGGAATCATTGAAGTATATCATCGTCAATGTGCTTTCCTCTTCCTTTTTCGTCATCATGGTGGCGTACCTTTATTCAGTTCTAGGAACATTGAACATGGCGGACATCAGCCAAAGGATAGCGGAAGTCCACCAGCCTGGAATCGTCTCGGTGATAGCGATTGGCTTTCTGATCGTATTCGGTTTGAAGGGAGCCATTTTCCCGCTCTTCCAATGGCTCCCTGGGTCCTATTATGCTCCACCCATTCCAGTGATGGCCCTATTCGGGGCATTGCTGACAAAGGTCGGGATATATTCCATTTTCAGGACCTATACAATCATGTTTTATCATGACCAGGATTTCACCCATACTTTCCTTGCGATACTTGCAATCTTGACCATCATCATCGGTGTCATTGGTGCGATAGCTTATTGGGATGTAAAAAAAATCATCATTTACAATATCATCATCGCAGTCGGGGTTATCCTGTTCGGCATCTCCGTCATGAATGAACAGGCTTTATCAGGCTCCATTCTATATATCATTCACGACATGCTGATCAAGGCTGCACTCTTCCTGCTGGTGGGAATCATGATCAAAATCAGCGGATCGGATGATTTACGGGACATGGGCGGCTTGATCAAGCAATACCCGGCCGTTGCATGGACCTTCTTCATAGCCGCCATTTCATTGGCTGGTATCCCTCCGTTCAGCGGTTTTGCCGGCAAGCTCCTGATTCTTCAGGGAGCTGCCGAAAAAGGGGCCTACCTTGGAATGGCCATTGTCTTACTTTCAAGTTTGATGGTCCTATATTCCGTCATGAAAATATTCATGAATGGATTTTGGGGAACTCCGAAAGCTGATTATGCCTTAACTAATCAAACGGTTAATCAAATGCTGGTCCCTGCCGTCATACTTGTGATCATTTCCGTTTTATTCGGAGTGGGAACCGAATCGATTTACCCATTCATTACACAAGCTGTGGATTCATTAATGAATCCCGAAATCTATAACAAAGCGGTTTTAAAGGAGTAG
- a CDS encoding Na+/H+ antiporter subunit E yields MSFQILLNVFLAVIWMFLKNEFNGSTFIIGYILGLGIMFVFRHFFNERFYLKRVNAVILLLLIFARELILSNISVLKAVLKPSLDMRPGIFAFETVLTKDWEITILSNLITLTPGTLVVEVSEDNRILYIHAMDIADKDEAVDSIKNTFEKAIMEVGK; encoded by the coding sequence ATGTCATTCCAAATTTTACTGAATGTGTTCCTTGCGGTTATCTGGATGTTTTTGAAAAATGAGTTTAACGGGAGCACTTTTATCATCGGATATATATTGGGGCTCGGCATCATGTTCGTCTTCCGTCATTTTTTCAATGAACGTTTTTATTTGAAAAGGGTGAATGCCGTCATTCTATTGCTCCTCATATTCGCAAGGGAACTCATACTTTCCAACATTAGCGTCCTTAAGGCCGTGCTTAAACCGAGCCTGGATATGAGACCTGGCATATTCGCATTTGAAACCGTGCTGACTAAGGATTGGGAAATTACGATACTATCAAATTTAATTACACTTACACCAGGAACACTTGTCGTTGAAGTATCGGAAGATAATCGGATTCTTTATATCCACGCGATGGATATTGCCGACAAAGATGAGGCTGTGGACAGCATTAAGAATACATTTGAAAAAGCGATTATGGAGGTGGGCAAATAA
- a CDS encoding Na(+)/H(+) antiporter subunit F1: MLKFALLGVSLSMIGFLYRLIKGPSVPDRVIALDAMGINLIAIVALASIVMDTSAYLEAILLLGILSFIGTVAFAKFLEKGEIIEDDRNR, encoded by the coding sequence ATGCTTAAATTCGCGTTGCTAGGTGTTTCGCTTTCCATGATTGGATTCTTATACCGTTTAATCAAAGGGCCTTCCGTACCGGATCGGGTCATCGCACTCGATGCAATGGGAATCAATCTTATCGCAATAGTTGCACTTGCCTCCATTGTCATGGATACAAGCGCATATCTGGAGGCCATTCTTCTGCTCGGGATCCTATCTTTCATCGGAACGGTCGCTTTCGCCAAATTCCTTGAGAAAGGGGAGATAATCGAAGATGACCGCAATCGTTGA
- the ribD gene encoding bifunctional diaminohydroxyphosphoribosylaminopyrimidine deaminase/5-amino-6-(5-phosphoribosylamino)uracil reductase RibD, with translation MNDDQYYMKLALDLAASAKGKTNPNPVVGAVIVKDGVIAGTGIHRKAGEPHAEVHAFKMAGEYAEGATLYVTLEPCSHYGKTPPCANLVKESGVRRVVVATQDPNPEVAGRGISIIKDAGIEVEVGILEKEAQRLNERFIHNMLTNRPFVISKNAMTLDGKLATHTGHSKWITGEESRHSVHLLRDEVDAILVGIGTVLADDPSLTTRLPEGGGKNPVRIILDSELRVPLDANVVQVSDAKTLIVTQANAPADKLNLLREKGIEFIFVPKNETGLNLRALMEELYKKGITDVLLEGGSEVNASFLREGLIDKYLIYIAPKLLGGRNSLTPFTGMNVDTMDEAMDVSFSGVETFGEDIRITAYPKLK, from the coding sequence ATGAATGATGATCAATATTACATGAAGCTGGCACTGGATTTGGCGGCCAGTGCAAAAGGAAAGACGAATCCGAATCCAGTGGTCGGTGCAGTCATAGTCAAAGACGGTGTGATAGCCGGGACAGGAATCCACCGTAAAGCGGGTGAACCGCATGCGGAAGTACATGCTTTCAAAATGGCGGGTGAGTATGCAGAAGGTGCAACGCTATATGTGACTCTTGAGCCTTGTTCCCATTATGGAAAGACACCTCCTTGTGCAAATTTGGTGAAAGAATCAGGTGTGCGAAGAGTTGTTGTGGCTACTCAGGATCCGAATCCGGAGGTGGCCGGCAGAGGGATATCGATCATAAAGGATGCGGGCATTGAAGTGGAAGTTGGCATCCTGGAAAAGGAAGCTCAAAGGCTGAATGAGCGTTTCATTCACAATATGCTCACGAATCGTCCATTTGTCATATCGAAGAATGCGATGACGCTTGATGGAAAACTTGCAACCCACACAGGCCATTCAAAATGGATAACAGGGGAAGAGTCACGTCACTCCGTTCATTTGCTGCGTGATGAGGTGGATGCCATTCTTGTTGGTATCGGGACAGTATTGGCCGATGATCCATCACTGACGACCAGACTTCCGGAGGGCGGAGGGAAAAATCCGGTCCGGATCATTTTAGACAGTGAATTACGGGTTCCCTTGGATGCCAATGTTGTACAAGTATCAGATGCGAAAACCTTGATCGTAACGCAGGCAAATGCACCAGCGGATAAATTAAACCTATTACGTGAAAAAGGGATCGAATTCATTTTCGTCCCCAAAAACGAGACGGGACTGAATCTGAGGGCTTTGATGGAAGAGCTGTATAAAAAGGGGATTACAGATGTCTTGCTGGAAGGCGGAAGCGAAGTGAATGCCTCTTTCCTTAGGGAAGGGCTCATCGATAAATACTTGATATATATAGCCCCTAAACTATTGGGCGGAAGAAACTCATTAACACCGTTTACTGGAATGAATGTGGATACGATGGATGAAGCGATGGATGTTTCCTTCTCTGGCGTGGAAACGTTTGGCGAGGACATACGCATCACGGCTTATCCTAAATTAAAATAG
- a CDS encoding Na(+)/H(+) antiporter subunit C, with the protein MELLMAIVIGILFMCATYLMLSKSILRIIIGTGLLSHGAHLLILTMGGLKGGSVPLLSDEAASYVDPLPQALILTAIVISFGVTSFLLVLAYRTYQELGTDDMEEMRGTEANE; encoded by the coding sequence ATGGAACTTTTAATGGCCATTGTCATTGGAATACTATTTATGTGTGCGACATATTTAATGCTTTCCAAAAGCATTTTAAGAATCATAATCGGTACTGGGCTGCTCAGTCACGGCGCCCACCTTTTGATTTTGACGATGGGCGGTTTGAAAGGCGGTTCCGTTCCATTGCTGAGTGATGAAGCTGCATCCTATGTCGATCCGCTTCCGCAAGCGCTTATCTTGACGGCGATCGTCATCAGTTTCGGGGTAACATCATTCCTGCTGGTACTTGCTTATCGGACCTACCAGGAACTCGGTACGGATGACATGGAAGAAATGAGAGGTACGGAAGCGAATGAATAA